From the Anopheles coustani chromosome X, idAnoCousDA_361_x.2, whole genome shotgun sequence genome, one window contains:
- the LOC131269752 gene encoding exostosin-2 isoform X1 — MTLPVKYSAIKPPPPSSMKLLDVNRYVIGFVLALLLLALWFGGGTGGEAGGERLSLDLADIPQVVLDKEAELARARNRNCSYWDCFNVYRCGQRSVASGFGGADGSQERISIYVYPLKEYVDADSKRAAFQLSKEFHTILKTIVNSPYYTSNPNEACLFMPTLDTLNQNRIDTTLVGKALASLPYWENGENHLIFNFIAGSKPDYNTVLDVNTDRAIIVGAGFDSWTFRSDFDLAIPMYSPVQEQSRPRKPPERTVLLVSAQLNIFPRQFRILQELTYDYPNDILLLQRCPTSTAKSADEAFDGQRQPSLVAGETPEQKDIRCNFPQGNEYEYPSVLASGTFCLIARGVRLAQPTLLEAMAAGCIPVIMADNLILPFSDVLDWELLSLRIYESALHTVVPVLRSVSAQRVHEMQAQVRLVYERYFSSLERIVLTALDQLNDRIFPHRSRTYLHWNVAPERQATHNPLFLPLIAPKAHGFTAVILTYDRIESLYILIQKLATVPSLQKILVVWNNQRKAPPHPSLFPKVGKPLKIIQTSANRLSNRFYPYEEIETEAILTIDDDIVMLTADELDFGYEVWREFPDRIVGFPSRTHVWDNATGRWRYESEWTNQISMVLTGAAFHHKYWSYLYTNAMPGNIKEWVDEHMNCEDIAMNFLVSNVTKKPPIKVAPRKKFKCPECTNNEMLSADLNHMTERSACINRFAEIYGTMPLRTVEFRADPVLFKDNFPEKLKRFNDIGSL; from the exons ATGACGCTCCCAGTGAAATACAGTGCCATAAAACCGCCGCCACCGTCGTCGATGAAGCTGCTGGACGTGAATCGGTATGTGATAGGGTTCGTGCTGGCGCTCTTGCTGCTGGCGCTCTGGTTCGGCGGCGGCACCGGCGGCGAGGCGGGCGGCGAACGGCTGTCGCTCGACCTGGCCGACATCCCGCAGGTGGTGCTCGACAAGGAGGCGGAGCTGGCGCGGGCGCGCAACCGGAACTGCTCGTACTGGGACTGCTTCAACGTGTACCGCTGTGGGCAGCGGTCGGTGGCCAGCGGGTTTGGCGGCGCGGACGGCAGCCAGGAGCGCATCTCGATCTACGTCTACCCGCTGAAGGAGTACGTGGACGCGGACAGCAAGCGGGCCGCGTTTCAGCTATCAAAAGAGTTTCACACGATCCTCAAAACCATCGTCAACAGTCCGTACTACACGTCCAATCCGAACGAGGCATGCCTTTTCATGCCGACGCTGGACACACTCAATCAAAACCGCATCGATACGACGCTGGTGGGCAAAGCCCTCGCATCGCTACCATA CTGGGAGAACGGGGAGAATCATCTCATCTTCAACTTCATCGCCGGCTCCAAGCCGGACTACAACACGGTGCTCGATGTGAACACGGACCGTGCCATAATCGTGGGGGCCGGCTTCGACAGCTGGACGTTTCGGTCGGACTTCGACCTTGCCATACCGATGTACAGCCCGGTGCAGGAGCAGAGCCGACCACGGAAGCCGCCGGAGCGCACCGTGCTGCTCGTGTCGGCACAGCTCAACATTTTCCCGCGCCAGTTTCGCATCCTGCAGGAGCTCACCTACGACTACCCGAACGATATACTGCTGCTGCAGCGCTGCCCGACGTCTACGGCAAAGTCGGCCGACGAAGCGTTCGACGGGCAGCGGCAGCCGTCGCTGGTCGCTGGCGAAACGCCCGAGCAGAAGGACATCCGGTGCAACTTCCCGCAGGGCAACGAGTACGAGTATCCGTCCGTGCTGGCGAGCGGGACCTTCTGCTTGATAGCGCGAGGCGTCCGACTCGCCCAGCCCACGCTGCTGGAAGCGATGGCGGCTGGCTGCATTCCGGTCATCATGGCGGACAATCTGATATTGCCGTTCAGCGACGTGCTCGACTGGGAGCTGCTTTCGCTGCGCATCTACGAGAGCGCCCTGCACACGGTCGTGCCGGTGCTGCGCTCCGTGTCGGCGCAGCGGGTGCACGAGATGCAGGCGCAGGTGCGGCTCGTCTACGAGCGATACTTTTCGTCGCTCGAGCGCATCGTGCTAACCGCGCTCGATCAGCTGAACGATCGCATCTTTCCCCACCGGAGCCGGACGTACCTGCACTGGAACGTGGCGCCGGAGCGGCAGGCGACGCACAACCCGCTCTTCCTGCCGCTTATCGCGCCGAAGGCGCACGGTTTCACCGCCGTCATCCTCACGTACGATCGCATCGAGAGCCTGTACATACTCATCCAGAAGCTGGCGACCGTGCCGTCGCTGCAGAAGATACTGGTCGTGTGGAACAACCAGCGGAAGGCGCCACCGCACCCGTCGCTCTTTCCCAAGGTGGGCAAGCCGCTCAAAATCATCCAGACGTCGGCGAACCGGCTGTCGAACCGGTTCTACCCGTACGAGGAGATCGAAACCGAGGCCATCCTCACGATCGACGACGACATCGTGATGCTGACCGCCGACGAGCTCGACTTCGGCTACGAGGTGTGGCGCGAGTTCCCGGACCGGATCGTCGGCTTCCCGAGCCGGACGCACGTCTGGGACAACGCGACCGGCCGGTGGCGGTACGAGTCCGAGTGGACCAACCAGATCTCGATGGTGCTGACCGGGGCCGCCTTCCACCACAAGTACTGGAGCTACCTGTACACGAACGCGATGCCGGGCAACATCAAGGAGTGGGTGGACGAGCACATGAACTGCGAGGACATCGCGATGAACTTTCTCGTCAGCAACGTCACGAAGAAGCCGCCGATCAAGGTGGCGCCGCGCAAGAAGTTCAAGTGCCCCGAGTGCACCAACAACGAGATGCTGTCGGCCGACCTCAACCACATGACCGAGCGGTCCGCCTGCATCAACCGGTTCGCCGAGATCTACGGCACGATGCCGCTCCGCACGGTCGAGTTCCGCGCCGATCCGGTGCTCTTCAAGGACAACTTCCCGGAGAAACTGAAGCGCTTCAACGACATCGGCAGCCTGTAA
- the LOC131269752 gene encoding exostosin-2 isoform X2 → MTLPVKYSAIKPPPPSSMKLLDVNRYVIGFVLALLLLALWFGGGTGGEAGGERLSLDLADIPQVVLDKEAELARARNRNCSYWDCFNVYRCGQERISIYVYPLKEYVDADSKRAAFQLSKEFHTILKTIVNSPYYTSNPNEACLFMPTLDTLNQNRIDTTLVGKALASLPYWENGENHLIFNFIAGSKPDYNTVLDVNTDRAIIVGAGFDSWTFRSDFDLAIPMYSPVQEQSRPRKPPERTVLLVSAQLNIFPRQFRILQELTYDYPNDILLLQRCPTSTKDIRCNFPQGNEYEYPSVLASGTFCLIARGVRLAQPTLLEAMAAGCIPVIMADNLILPFSDVLDWELLSLRIYESALHTVVPVLRSVSAQRVHEMQAQVRLVYERYFSSLERIVLTALDQLNDRIFPHRSRTYLHWNVAPERQATHNPLFLPLIAPKAHGFTAVILTYDRIESLYILIQKLATVPSLQKILVVWNNQRKAPPHPSLFPKVGKPLKIIQTSANRLSNRFYPYEEIETEAILTIDDDIVMLTADELDFGYEVWREFPDRIVGFPSRTHVWDNATGRWRYESEWTNQISMVLTGAAFHHKYWSYLYTNAMPGNIKEWVDEHMNCEDIAMNFLVSNVTKKPPIKVAPRKKFKCPECTNNEMLSADLNHMTERSACINRFAEIYGTMPLRTVEFRADPVLFKDNFPEKLKRFNDIGSL, encoded by the exons ATGACGCTCCCAGTGAAATACAGTGCCATAAAACCGCCGCCACCGTCGTCGATGAAGCTGCTGGACGTGAATCGGTATGTGATAGGGTTCGTGCTGGCGCTCTTGCTGCTGGCGCTCTGGTTCGGCGGCGGCACCGGCGGCGAGGCGGGCGGCGAACGGCTGTCGCTCGACCTGGCCGACATCCCGCAGGTGGTGCTCGACAAGGAGGCGGAGCTGGCGCGGGCGCGCAACCGGAACTGCTCGTACTGGGACTGCTTCAACGTGTACCGCTGTGG CCAGGAGCGCATCTCGATCTACGTCTACCCGCTGAAGGAGTACGTGGACGCGGACAGCAAGCGGGCCGCGTTTCAGCTATCAAAAGAGTTTCACACGATCCTCAAAACCATCGTCAACAGTCCGTACTACACGTCCAATCCGAACGAGGCATGCCTTTTCATGCCGACGCTGGACACACTCAATCAAAACCGCATCGATACGACGCTGGTGGGCAAAGCCCTCGCATCGCTACCATA CTGGGAGAACGGGGAGAATCATCTCATCTTCAACTTCATCGCCGGCTCCAAGCCGGACTACAACACGGTGCTCGATGTGAACACGGACCGTGCCATAATCGTGGGGGCCGGCTTCGACAGCTGGACGTTTCGGTCGGACTTCGACCTTGCCATACCGATGTACAGCCCGGTGCAGGAGCAGAGCCGACCACGGAAGCCGCCGGAGCGCACCGTGCTGCTCGTGTCGGCACAGCTCAACATTTTCCCGCGCCAGTTTCGCATCCTGCAGGAGCTCACCTACGACTACCCGAACGATATACTGCTGCTGCAGCGCTGCCCGACGTCTACG AAGGACATCCGGTGCAACTTCCCGCAGGGCAACGAGTACGAGTATCCGTCCGTGCTGGCGAGCGGGACCTTCTGCTTGATAGCGCGAGGCGTCCGACTCGCCCAGCCCACGCTGCTGGAAGCGATGGCGGCTGGCTGCATTCCGGTCATCATGGCGGACAATCTGATATTGCCGTTCAGCGACGTGCTCGACTGGGAGCTGCTTTCGCTGCGCATCTACGAGAGCGCCCTGCACACGGTCGTGCCGGTGCTGCGCTCCGTGTCGGCGCAGCGGGTGCACGAGATGCAGGCGCAGGTGCGGCTCGTCTACGAGCGATACTTTTCGTCGCTCGAGCGCATCGTGCTAACCGCGCTCGATCAGCTGAACGATCGCATCTTTCCCCACCGGAGCCGGACGTACCTGCACTGGAACGTGGCGCCGGAGCGGCAGGCGACGCACAACCCGCTCTTCCTGCCGCTTATCGCGCCGAAGGCGCACGGTTTCACCGCCGTCATCCTCACGTACGATCGCATCGAGAGCCTGTACATACTCATCCAGAAGCTGGCGACCGTGCCGTCGCTGCAGAAGATACTGGTCGTGTGGAACAACCAGCGGAAGGCGCCACCGCACCCGTCGCTCTTTCCCAAGGTGGGCAAGCCGCTCAAAATCATCCAGACGTCGGCGAACCGGCTGTCGAACCGGTTCTACCCGTACGAGGAGATCGAAACCGAGGCCATCCTCACGATCGACGACGACATCGTGATGCTGACCGCCGACGAGCTCGACTTCGGCTACGAGGTGTGGCGCGAGTTCCCGGACCGGATCGTCGGCTTCCCGAGCCGGACGCACGTCTGGGACAACGCGACCGGCCGGTGGCGGTACGAGTCCGAGTGGACCAACCAGATCTCGATGGTGCTGACCGGGGCCGCCTTCCACCACAAGTACTGGAGCTACCTGTACACGAACGCGATGCCGGGCAACATCAAGGAGTGGGTGGACGAGCACATGAACTGCGAGGACATCGCGATGAACTTTCTCGTCAGCAACGTCACGAAGAAGCCGCCGATCAAGGTGGCGCCGCGCAAGAAGTTCAAGTGCCCCGAGTGCACCAACAACGAGATGCTGTCGGCCGACCTCAACCACATGACCGAGCGGTCCGCCTGCATCAACCGGTTCGCCGAGATCTACGGCACGATGCCGCTCCGCACGGTCGAGTTCCGCGCCGATCCGGTGCTCTTCAAGGACAACTTCCCGGAGAAACTGAAGCGCTTCAACGACATCGGCAGCCTGTAA